The Lysinibacillus timonensis nucleotide sequence GGTAGTTTTTCTTCGCTTTGTACTTGAATACAGTAATTTTTTTAGCGCGACCTTCTTTTACAACTTTCGCTGTAACAGTAGCACCTGCAACAGTTGGAGCTCCAACTTTTACTGTTTCGCCACCTACGAATAAGACTTTATCAAAAGTAACAACTTCGTCAGCTTCTACACCTAGTTTTTCTACATAGATTTCTTGCCCAGCTTCTACTTTGATTTGTTTACCACCAGTTTCAATAATTGCGTACATTAAAATGCACCTCCTCTTAGACTCAGACTCGCCTGATATGAAAGGTGATCTTTACGATGCTTAAACCTTTCCAGAGCGGTTGTAGCACGGGTGCTACAAACAATAACATTAAAATACTAACACGATCCACTTATTAAGTCAATCTTTTCATTACGTATTTTTCAAATGCTAATCTATATTTTCGATAACGCCATTCACCAACAACTTTAAATAATAAGAATAGACTTAAAATAAATATAAAAAGAGAGCTTGGTAGTAAGATAAAAGTAATAACAACGGTTAAAAAAATAAGTGCTAAAGAGATAGATAAGAACAATTCATAATTTCTTGCATTTCCCGAAAACAGTAAAATGATAGAAAAAACGATCCTACCACCATCTAATGGCCATATAGGAATTAAGTTAATTAACAACAGGATAACCTGTATTTTTAAAAACGGTTCTGCAAATAAAGGGTCTAATAACGGTGTAACCATGATACAACAAAGTGTAGCAATAGGACCACCTAGCGCAATAAATAACTGTTTTTTCGGATTAAGGGAATAACCGCCCACAAGTTCAATCTCTCCACCATATGGCATTATGACACACCGCTCCACTTTTACTTTAACGAGCCAAGCTGCAATAAGGTGACCAAACTCATGGACAAGTAGTGAAGTTAAAATCATCGCATAATATGCGACATCGCCGTATAAGACCATTCCAAAAAGTAGGGGCAAAAACAATGGATGAATAACCATTTTTGTCACGATTGGACGTACTCTTTCATCCACTTGATGGTTTCCTCTAGGTTTAACGTTTTACCTCCTGTTTCAATTTGAACAAATAAGTCCCCCGGCTCATCTTTGTTTGCAATAGTCTGTCCTTTTCCTACTGATGTGTACGGCAATACAGTAAAAGAATCTAGAAAACCATATGTCACTGTTGTATTATTCTCATAATATACGGATATTGTCTTACCTGTATGAGTATTATGGCCCGTATAAACCACGAGTCCGCCCTCTATAGCGATGATTGGTAATGCATCTTCAAAGGTTAATAGATATCCATGGTCATACGGCTTTACCGCAATAAATGATAGTAGTTTATTGTCCGCTGCACCAGATGACACAGCAATAGTTGGATCTTGCTCTGTACCAAACACTTCTCTTAGAATATTGCGCATAAAGTTTAGATCCTCAGAACTGTATACAATTTTTTTAATATCGATATTAATTTGTCCGCTTTCTTGTAAATGATTGGCCGCAAGTATTGTTATACAAAGTATGCCCGCACCAATCCACTTCCACCTTTTAGACACACTATCATCCATTCTCATTTTTCATAGTATATGAAGAATATAAAATTATGATTCTAGGAGAAATAAAAAAGAAGATGCATTAAAATTAGCATCTACCTAAGGAATTCAATAAAAATCAGTAACCATCAAGAAATAAAACTATTAAAATTTTGATAAAAATAACGAAAAAGTCCCACAAGTTATTCTAACTTATGGGACATCCTCTATTTATCTATTTAGAAAAAATAGATTTAATTTTGGCAAAGACACCTTTATTCTCATCATCGATAGTCATAAGTGGGACTGATTCACCTAGAATTCGACGAGCGATATTACGGTAACCTAATGAAGCTTTATTATTCGGGTCCATCACAATTGGTTCTCCTTTATTAGAAGAACTAATGACTTCATCACTTTCAATGATGATACCTAGTAAGTCAATTGATAAATGTGTCGTAATATCATTAATATCAAGTGTATCGCCATTATTCATTAATTTTTTTCGTATTCGATTAATGATCAATCGTGGTGGCTCAATATCTTCTTTTTCTAATAGGCCAATAATACGATCTGCGTCACGAACAGCAGAAATTTCAGGAGTAGTTACAACAACAGCACGATCAGCTCCTGCTACTGCATTACGATAACCTTGCTCAATTCCTGCAGGACAATCAATTAAAACATAATCAAATTCGCGTTTTAATTCTTCTATGAGACTCTTCATTTGCTCTGGGTTGACAGCATTTTTGTCTGTCGTTTGAGCAGCTGGCAACAAGAATAGTTTTTCATCAACACGTTTGTCTCTTACGAGTGCTTGATGGGATTTACAACGTCCTTCAATAACATCAACCAAATCATAAATAATTCGATTTTCTAGGCCTAGGACGACATCAAGATTACGTAATCCGATATCAGTATCGACTAAACATACTTTTTTACCTTGAAGAGCCAATGCAGTACCTAGATTAGCAGTGGTAGTCGTTTTTCCTACACCGCCTTTTCCGGAAGTTATTACAATTGCTTCACCCACATTAGCTTCCTCCTTTTGCTGTATCTAAAAATGGACGTATATTTCGAGCTTCTTGTAATCGATCATATGTAATAACGCCATTTTGATTTACATAAGCAAATATTTGCTCACCATGTTCATTAACAAATGGTTTTTCATTGGTCATCACGTCTTTTTTATCTGCAATATAAACATGGGTTGGCTCAAATTGTGAGGCAGTTATTATGGCATCTTGGTTGCCTTCTATCCCAGCATGAACTAACCCCTTTAATTTACCGAGTACATATATACTTCCCGTTGCTTCTACTTTTCCATTTGGATTAATATCACCAATAATCACGATATCACCAAATGCTCTAATAACCTGACCTGATCTCACAATCCCAACATACGTATCTCGCTGACTAGCAAGTACTCGTTCATTACTCTCTTCAAGACTGATTACTTCACAATGAACGCTTGATACATGCATTTTACCAGATTTCTCTACAATTTGTACTAGATCTTTTTTTTGATTCATCGATAAAAATCGATGTCCTATATCTAAATGTACGTCTACTTTGTTATCAATCCCGCCTTCTGAAACTTTTCCTTTCAGCTCATCAATTAATTCTGCGTAGGCGCACTGATCGTCAAGCCGAAGTACTAATCCTTCTTTTGTCCCTTTTATATGGACGAGCTGTTTTTTCATAAAAAGCGACACCCCGCTGATTTATTAAGAGATTTCATTTGCGCGTTGTAAAACACGTGCATGAATTAAATAAATAAATGCCCATCCAAGCATTATTAAAAATAGTAAATTGGCAATCATTGTTGGGATTAAACGATTCATTGCAAAATCTGTAAATGTAATAGATGTGAAATTGATGAAGTTAAAGAAGTAGTAGAGAACAATTTCCATCAACGCCACTAATATTACTGATAATATAGTTGTGATGCTCAAATGTTGATGTATAAATTTTACAGTAGATCCAGCAATGAAACAAATAATTGGATATAGAACACTATATAATCCAATAATATCAATGTAAAACACATCGTACAAGAGGCCAAAAATTAATCCATATATAACAGCACGTTGACGGCTGTAATATATAGAAATGAAAATTAAATATAGAATTAAAAAACGTGGAACTAAATATACAACTTGTCCATTTATTTCAAGAGGAGAAAACAGTGCGAACTCTGGTTCTAGTAAAAACAACATGACTGCAACAAATGGTATTAAGAACCGAACAACCATCTTATTCACCTTCACTTGAAGCTTTTTCTGCTTCAGTACCTATCTTAATTTGTTCTTCGTGTTCAACATTTGTAATGATACTTCGCTTAGCAATAATTACATCTTGCAACATTGAAAAGTCTGCTGCTGGTTTCACGTAAGCCATTTTCGTTAGCCCAAAATCATCCGTTGTTACTTCTGTAATTTCACCAATTAAAATACCTTTTGGAAAAATACCTCCTAAACCAGATGATATGACAAGTTGTCCCTCTTTTACATCCAAACTAGAATCGATTCGCTTCAATATTAATTCATTACGTTCACTATCATATCCTTCAACTAAACCAAAAATTTCTTTATTTTCACCTTGCACCACTGCCGATACCCGAAAATTCGGATTGTTTGTTTGAAGTAGTTCTACTTCTGAGGTTAACGGAGTTACTAAACTAATTTTACCAATTAAGCCTTGTGCTGTCATAACAGCCATATTCAACTCAATCCCATGTGAAGAACCTTTATCTAAAATGATTTTTTCTTCCCATTGATCTGGATTCCGGGCAATGACAGTCGCTTGGATTGGTGTATAATCTCGTAAACTATCTTCTTTTTCTACTATCTCACGCAATGATTGGTTTTCACTTTGCAGTATATTGACTTCCGATTGTAATACAGCAAAGTCTTCTAAACGCATTTTAAGCCGTTTATTCTCTTCATACGTATTTAATAATGCATTTATATCATTAAAAATTCCAGTTATGTAATTTGCTGGTTTAGCAACAAAAGATTGTACTAAACCAACAGTATCTTTGATAAATTGTTCGGGTAGTGTTGCATTTTGACGATCACGTAATGAGAAGCTAATCAATGCCACAATAAGAATTAAGCCAACAAGTAGCAATATTATTTTCTTGTTTAAAAAATGTGGCATTGTTATTCCTCCTTATTTTTTTAATTGTTGTGAGCGTACTAAATCAATATGATCTAGCGCTTTTCCGGTACCGATTGCAACACAATCTAATGGATTTTCGGCAATAAATACAGGCATTTTTGTTTCATCACTAATTACTTTGTCAAGATTTCTAAGTAATGCACCACCGCCTGTTAAAACGATTCCTCGTTCCATAACGTCAGCAGATAATTCTGG carries:
- the rplU gene encoding 50S ribosomal protein L21, whose product is MYAIIETGGKQIKVEAGQEIYVEKLGVEADEVVTFDKVLFVGGETVKVGAPTVAGATVTAKVVKEGRAKKITVFKYKAKKNYRRKQGHRQPYTKLVVESINA
- a CDS encoding site-2 protease family protein, with translation MDERVRPIVTKMVIHPLFLPLLFGMVLYGDVAYYAMILTSLLVHEFGHLIAAWLVKVKVERCVIMPYGGEIELVGGYSLNPKKQLFIALGGPIATLCCIMVTPLLDPLFAEPFLKIQVILLLINLIPIWPLDGGRIVFSIILLFSGNARNYELFLSISLALIFLTVVITFILLPSSLFIFILSLFLLFKVVGEWRYRKYRLAFEKYVMKRLT
- a CDS encoding peptidoglycan DD-metalloendopeptidase family protein yields the protein MSKRWKWIGAGILCITILAANHLQESGQINIDIKKIVYSSEDLNFMRNILREVFGTEQDPTIAVSSGAADNKLLSFIAVKPYDHGYLLTFEDALPIIAIEGGLVVYTGHNTHTGKTISVYYENNTTVTYGFLDSFTVLPYTSVGKGQTIANKDEPGDLFVQIETGGKTLNLEETIKWMKEYVQS
- the minD gene encoding septum site-determining protein MinD, translated to MGEAIVITSGKGGVGKTTTTANLGTALALQGKKVCLVDTDIGLRNLDVVLGLENRIIYDLVDVIEGRCKSHQALVRDKRVDEKLFLLPAAQTTDKNAVNPEQMKSLIEELKREFDYVLIDCPAGIEQGYRNAVAGADRAVVVTTPEISAVRDADRIIGLLEKEDIEPPRLIINRIRKKLMNNGDTLDINDITTHLSIDLLGIIIESDEVISSSNKGEPIVMDPNNKASLGYRNIARRILGESVPLMTIDDENKGVFAKIKSIFSK
- a CDS encoding septum site-determining protein MinC — translated: MKKQLVHIKGTKEGLVLRLDDQCAYAELIDELKGKVSEGGIDNKVDVHLDIGHRFLSMNQKKDLVQIVEKSGKMHVSSVHCEVISLEESNERVLASQRDTYVGIVRSGQVIRAFGDIVIIGDINPNGKVEATGSIYVLGKLKGLVHAGIEGNQDAIITASQFEPTHVYIADKKDVMTNEKPFVNEHGEQIFAYVNQNGVITYDRLQEARNIRPFLDTAKGGS
- the mreD gene encoding rod shape-determining protein MreD, coding for MVVRFLIPFVAVMLFLLEPEFALFSPLEINGQVVYLVPRFLILYLIFISIYYSRQRAVIYGLIFGLLYDVFYIDIIGLYSVLYPIICFIAGSTVKFIHQHLSITTILSVILVALMEIVLYYFFNFINFTSITFTDFAMNRLIPTMIANLLFLIMLGWAFIYLIHARVLQRANEIS
- the mreC gene encoding rod shape-determining protein MreC, giving the protein MPHFLNKKIILLLVGLILIVALISFSLRDRQNATLPEQFIKDTVGLVQSFVAKPANYITGIFNDINALLNTYEENKRLKMRLEDFAVLQSEVNILQSENQSLREIVEKEDSLRDYTPIQATVIARNPDQWEEKIILDKGSSHGIELNMAVMTAQGLIGKISLVTPLTSEVELLQTNNPNFRVSAVVQGENKEIFGLVEGYDSERNELILKRIDSSLDVKEGQLVISSGLGGIFPKGILIGEITEVTTDDFGLTKMAYVKPAADFSMLQDVIIAKRSIITNVEHEEQIKIGTEAEKASSEGE